In Neodiprion virginianus isolate iyNeoVirg1 chromosome 6, iyNeoVirg1.1, whole genome shotgun sequence, the genomic window TCATCTCTGTTCCTCCTTCTTGGCCCCTCGTATCTTTGCCTTCCACACTCTGCTCAGCTCCTCGTCTTTACCCCCGCCCCCTGTGAATGCTTTAATTTAAACATTTGTTGTAAATCTACAGCAGTCCAGCTAAGGACTAATAATCTGAATCGCCGAAAGCGCGTGAATTGCAAATAGTTGCAAACGGGTCGAAACATGGGCGAAAAGTGTTTCGTATCTCCGCTAAATAAGTTTCTCTGGCCATCGTTAGTTGAAGTGTTAAAATTGAACACCGAATTCATCCCTGACTGGTCCTTGTCTAATTCAGAGAGGTTTCCGTTTcgaatatttctgaaaatttatcgaagaTGTTAAGTTTGCCTACGAGCACCAGAATGGACTCGAACTTGTGAACTTAGCTTCTTACATAATGAAACGAAGCCGCAATTACCGTAAACTTGAAATTTATGGTCCAATTTTCACTtcatagaaaaattttacgtaataGGTACTCGCAGATTATTGCAGTCTAGTGATGACAGCGATGAATGTTAAATGCACCAAAAATGTTGTTCATAAATGATAATTGGTAGGGAATAAGAATTGTAGGCAAAAAACCGTCaacttatttaaaaaataaataaaaaatccctGTATCTATTAAAATGAGCGGCTCATCCTGCAGCTGGTATAACTATTCGAATCGCGAAAAAGTTCCATTAACCTACACTCTGGTATAATTAAGCTCTTGTCCCAACTGTAAAGCTCCTTGGGTGGTTTTCTGAGGTACTGAAATTCCTGCACGTCAGTCAAGAGCTAATGAGCAGGGGGCAATTAGGTGAACCCTGCAAGAACCGAGTTAGTGAATACGCCGCAACGATACCGCGTCTGGTGCAAGTTTAGCATAAGTCTATGGGGTtgaagttgaattttattttcacaacattgaattctatacacgtataattacGTGAAAcgtaaatgataaatttttcgtattggcagggtgaaacaaaaaaaaaaaaatcgaaccgAAAGCGATTTAAACCCTCGTTGAGGATTAAGATTAAAAGTCAGCAGATGAATATAAGTGATGCGAAAAAGCAGATTTAAccataataattttgaaagcgGTGCACACCGAGAGCTTTCCCTCCCGAAATTAATATCATAGCAAAACAGGCGCTGAACTGGCGAAAAGCACAGTAATATAACCTCATCATCATTAACTAATGCGACCTAATTACCTGGAGGTCTAAGACGCGGATGACATTATTGTTCGCGAGGTAAGAGGCAAGGCGGGGTTCGTCCCACGGAAGACCCAACCGCAAGCTTATTAATGGGGCTCGGGAAGCAAAAAGCTAACTGACTCCTCGCAAGTAAGACCAATCTCCCGGGGGTTGAAGGCGTGGCTTTCCGCTACGAGGGATGGAGCGTCGACCAATCGGAGTTACGCGTCTCCGGGGAAGAGCGGAAAAATATTGACCACCGGATTACGTGGTCCATTTGGGGGTTGCGGAGGTGAACGCGGGGTGATGATTGGGGGAGAAGGGGCAAACACCCTGTTGGTACGGGATCATTAGCTCAAAATCCACAGCCTCGGACAGTGACGGAAGCGATCTCCGTGCAAGCGTTATTATTCGCGatatttgagagaaaaaaaagacattgaGGTGAAACACAAGTGAAATTCGCAAGCTACTGTGACTTTGGTTTAGCGTATTAGCGATGCTTTACGcgtgataaatatttctaGGATAATTTATACTTATAGTTTAACGTTTTTTCGTGAGGTTCAGAGGAAGAATTCGATTGACGAACGATAGCGGCCTGAAATATGTGACTAAGATCGAGGCTTTCTGCACGTGGGTTGAAAAATCCGAAGATTTAAAATGTGTGTCAATATTCTGCGCAAGGAGATCTGCGaccagatttttcaaaattttcggttccGCGGTGCCTTTAAGTGAAAGAACAGTTGCGTGGCTGTGAGAacattgaaatttcacaaagaTCATACAAGTGTGATAGACTTGCGGTCAAAGTACAGTGAAAAAACGGAACCAGACGTTAGGATGAGCGCGAATGAGCCGACGGCGCACTCGGCGGCCGAAGATCTTTCGGACAGGAGTAACAGCAGTAATTCGGAGAGTCAACTTCACGCATTTAAGGAATACGGAAAAATTAAGGAGCTGAACCTGTCACTGAACAAGGCGAAAGAATCACAGCCAAATAAATCAAAGGAATTTAGTTTCAACTTGGAAGGCGGTCGACGGCACGGAATTTCATTCGGGAGTTTGGCCGCTGAGAGATTGACGAAGGACCTATCCGTGGCGCTGGATAAACCGAAAGAGTTTGACTTCCAGCCTGAGAAAATCAAGGACCTGTCCAGCTACTCGTTGGACAGGTCCGAGGACACCGACGCATCGCTGGACACGACGAAGGAGTACACGCAGAACTTGAGCAGACCGAAGGAATGCAAGGACGTCATATACAGTTTCGACGGGATAAAGGATATCCACTTCCCGAGGGAGAGCAGAGACGGCAGAACGAAGAATATCCACTTTCCCTTGGAAAGGAGCAAAGATATGAACTTCCAAAAGGCGTACAGCAACCCCCCCGACAGAATAAAGGACTTTAACTTCGCCCTGGACCGAATGCGAGACACACACGTCGGCGGACTCGCTCTGGAACGGCTCCGCGGCGGTTCTTTCCTCGATGCCGCTGACTACAGAAGTTCCCAAATTCAGCCCAGGGACGAACTCGAGGCGATGGCGATCGAAAGGATGCGTCGTTCCCATATACTCACCTCGGATATCACACCTCGGAATTTACCGGCCCTTCTTCCTCATCAGCACTCGATTACCGAGATGCAGCAttcgcagcagcagcagcagctacAGGGAAAGTCGTTCACGATCGACTCCATTCTTGGACTTCGGAATAACCAGCGGGAGAAATCGCAGCGAAGCCAGCAACACCCGTACAGAAGACATCAAGGTACGTTGGCACTCCGATCATTTGCAGTGTCTATTTGTACACGTTTCGTGAAAGGTGCACTTGTCCGAGGTGCATGGTGCGCATGGTTTACTGGCTTCACTCGCTCTCTTGACACGTGCACAATCGCCGACGTGGTGCCCGATTTATTATCACTGCGGACTCAACGAGTGCGACGTGACGTGACGTCGAGAAGAGAAATGTTTTGGAAGTCAAGGCCTCAGACACACGTTTGGGTTGAACTTTCATTGTCAAAATAGTACAAGTTCTTGTTTGGAATGTTACCAAAGTCAATGTCGCCGGTGTGGAATTCTCCCTTCAAACTTTTTGGAAACAAATGCTAATTGAGTTATCATCGTTCCGCTGTTTAATTAGCCTGTATATTCATCgttgtataaaattaaaatatctgACAAATTTTAGTTTACCCTCAGCATCGAAacgaaaatattagaagctgTAAAGTTTATCTACACAAACACGGAGTCACGGATGTACAggtcaaataataattaaattccgATGTCTCACCCTCGATTTCGAAAAAGCTCACTGTATTATAACCGAGTGTTTTTGAAACGTTGGGCGATACGAATGCAATGgtcataaaattttacttaCTTCCATCCCCTAAACGAGGAATGCATTCTCAGGACCCACGGTTACTTTCTTGGTAAAGCTCACTTTCGATATTTTCTGACGTTCCAGGGCAGGAAACCTCCGCGAAAAACGGATCTTCGGGGTCTGGCTCAGTCAACAGTGGAAAGCTGAAGAGGGTGCGAACCATCTTCACGGCCGAGCAGCTGGAGCGTCTTGAGGGCGAATTTGCCAGACAACAGTACATGGTTGGACCTGAGCGGCTTTACCTTGCACACGCGTTAAAATTGACAGAGGCGCAAGTGAAGGTCTGGTTTCAGAACCGACGTATAAAGTGGAGGAAACTGCACCACGAGCAACAAAGCCAACGCCTTCACGAGCTTCACTCACATTTCTCGCCGGAACAGGAAGTCGAGGATAGCAACGAAAATACCGACTGCCAAGACGCTTTTAAGCCAGATTGTCCCAGGGCATTATTCGGGCAGAATTTTCACGGAGAGGTTGAAAATAACCGTGCATCGAACACGtagaatatataaatttcacgaaCTCGGTTTAATAACGAATTACCAAAGGCACGACATCCAAGTTGGCGGACGCCTAGAGATTATTTTATGAAAGAAAAGTGTGACTGGTATTTCACATGTTGTAGTGATCGGAAGATTGCAAGTGATTCGCTTATACCTATGGaaattgtgtgtgtgtacaaaGTAGGAGGCTAAagttttttccaattattaGTGTGCGGACTTAAAATGTACAGCGGACATTTCGCggtaaatttgtaaatacaCTTTAAATCCAAGTTTGTAAAAAGCCCACGTACGAACGTACGATACATATTTCATTCGCGACGAACATCGGTTCGTGCAGTATAGACGTGTGGCATAATTCGTGACGCATTTTCACTCGAACAATCCACCATAACGTATTAGAAGAAACAAagatatcaaatttcaaactcatAAGGGTGTGATAAATACGTTCACACCCCACCGTAAATGAAAATCACATTAATCTGAGGGTTGAAAAGAAACTAATCAACGCATCGCGAATAATTCGTGTCAGCTGTAACGGACAGGAAAAGAGTACCAAGAAGTACGATTGCTCGTATCTATTCAGAACCCAATTAAGCTCCCAATTGGATCGGTGACGGGCATTTAATCGATACCTCCGCGTATCTAAATTCGCTCAAGATAGCGTGCAGGAGATTGAAAACCGTCGTATCCAAGCCCTCTGAAACCCTGGACACGATCAGCGAGCACACGGAACCGTCACCGGTGCCATCAACGACCATGGACCAAGTTGACCTCGACGCACAATCTCCGACGAATAAATTACGCAGAGGAAGGCACGCCGCTTCGTACTGGCCACCCTGGGCCTCGAGAGTACCAGCCGACGGAACCGGTGCCAGTGATTCCTATTGGAAGGCCAATCCTCGAGCAACGCATTCCGTTCCGCGTGGTCACGAGCAGAGGTGCGTCGGACGAGCAAAAGGGGCGCCCTGAGGTGGAGAGGATTTTTTGGATATTCATATTGACGCGTAATTCTTCCAGGAGGCAAGAGTACCGGGCTACGGAGCCGGTGACGAGCTGCTACTCGGCTTCGAACACCTACAGACCGAGACATCGAACTCAAACCCCTGTACCACCGAAGCCACCACACGTCGCCACTTCGGATCAAACTTACAGGGTCTCTCAGCACAGCTCGCGAACAGCCCGGAACAAATTGTTGACGACGAACAACGTTGCCGTTGTTAGAAAACCGTACAAGGACGAACCCGAGGAGTACGAGGAGACGAAGTACGGCGAAACGGGCATCAATTATGCCGAGGAGAATGCCGACGAAGATGCTGCCGACGATGGTAATCACGATTTGTCGTTTCCGCATTATATGTTTGTGTGAGCACCAATTCCGTTGGGTACTTTTACAAGTACCTCGTGTGCCGGGAAGATTT contains:
- the LOC124307975 gene encoding uncharacterized protein LOC124307975 is translated as MSANEPTAHSAAEDLSDRSNSSNSESQLHAFKEYGKIKELNLSLNKAKESQPNKSKEFSFNLEGGRRHGISFGSLAAERLTKDLSVALDKPKEFDFQPEKIKDLSSYSLDRSEDTDASLDTTKEYTQNLSRPKECKDVIYSFDGIKDIHFPRESRDGRTKNIHFPLERSKDMNFQKAYSNPPDRIKDFNFALDRMRDTHVGGLALERLRGGSFLDAADYRSSQIQPRDELEAMAIERMRRSHILTSDITPRNLPALLPHQHSITEMQHSQQQQQLQGKSFTIDSILGLRNNQREKSQRSQQHPYRRHQGQETSAKNGSSGSGSVNSGKLKRVRTIFTAEQLERLEGEFARQQYMVGPERLYLAHALKLTEAQVKVWFQNRRIKWRKLHHEQQSQRLHELHSHFSPEQEVEDSNENTDCQDAFKPDCPRALFGQNFHGEVENNRASNT